In one window of Streptomyces sp. FXJ1.172 DNA:
- a CDS encoding carbohydrate ABC transporter permease, translating to MTTDTTTKTPEAAAAAPPGPTPEKKRAAQSHRRLLTRRDRITLALMAGVPTILHVALVWVTAIASIFLAFTTWDGIGFDSIKWVGLDNFTQLFNDNPQFWPAVQHNIVWFVVLILIPTPFGLFLAVQLDKKIRFSRVYQTAFFLPVVISMACIGFVWQLVYNPDTGLINSIIGANKPGHYIDWIGDPHLNLWAVLIAASWRHAGYMMILYLAGLKSVDPSLREASALDGANEWQTFKNVIFPTLRPTNTVVLVVTIIEALRAFDLVFVFNKGAQGTELLSILVTNNIIGESSRIGYGSAIAVVLLVISLAVIIPYLIATFRKERRA from the coding sequence ATGACGACCGATACGACGACGAAGACCCCGGAGGCGGCCGCCGCGGCGCCCCCGGGGCCCACGCCCGAGAAGAAGCGGGCCGCGCAGAGCCACCGGCGTCTGCTCACCCGCCGTGACCGGATCACGCTCGCCCTGATGGCGGGCGTTCCGACGATCCTGCACGTGGCCCTCGTCTGGGTCACCGCCATCGCCTCGATCTTCCTCGCCTTCACCACCTGGGACGGCATCGGGTTCGACTCGATCAAGTGGGTGGGCCTGGACAACTTCACACAACTCTTCAACGACAACCCGCAGTTCTGGCCGGCCGTCCAGCACAACATCGTCTGGTTCGTCGTACTGATCCTGATCCCGACGCCGTTCGGCCTGTTCCTGGCCGTCCAGCTGGACAAGAAGATCCGCTTCAGCAGGGTCTACCAGACCGCGTTCTTCCTGCCCGTCGTCATCTCGATGGCCTGCATCGGCTTCGTCTGGCAGCTGGTCTACAACCCGGACACCGGCCTGATCAACAGCATCATCGGGGCCAACAAGCCCGGCCACTACATCGACTGGATCGGCGACCCGCACCTCAATCTGTGGGCGGTCCTCATCGCCGCGTCCTGGCGGCACGCCGGCTACATGATGATCCTCTACCTGGCCGGGCTGAAGAGCGTCGACCCGTCGCTGCGCGAGGCGTCCGCGCTGGACGGCGCGAACGAGTGGCAGACGTTCAAGAACGTCATCTTCCCCACCCTGCGCCCGACCAACACGGTCGTCCTCGTCGTCACCATCATCGAGGCGCTGCGCGCCTTCGACCTGGTCTTCGTCTTCAACAAGGGCGCCCAGGGCACGGAGTTGCTGTCGATCCTGGTCACCAACAACATCATCGGCGAGTCCAGCCGCATCGGGTACGGCTCGGCGATCGCCGTGGTCCTGCTGGTGATCTCGCTCGCGGTGATCATCCCGTACCTGATCGCCACCTTCCGCAAGGAGCGCCGCGCATGA
- a CDS encoding carbohydrate ABC transporter permease encodes MSSTTLPLKRRAPIRPARALLHVFLAGTALAWLAPLLWAVYSALRPYSETSTKGYVSWPDKLTFENFTNAFKQSDMLHYFGNTLIIAVPAVLLTLFLSSCVAFYVSRFDFRLNLALLLVFTAGNLLPQQVIITPLYRLYLLTNLPGITASGKLYDSALGLVLIHVAFQSGFCAFVLSNYMRSLPHELTEAALVDGASVWRLYWQITLPLCKPAMAALATLLSIWIYNDFFWALVLISTGENMPITSALNNLSGQYFTDPNLVAAGSLLTAIPTLIVYFALQRQFVNGLTLGSSKG; translated from the coding sequence ATGAGCAGCACCACTCTCCCGCTGAAGCGCCGCGCCCCGATCCGCCCGGCCCGCGCCCTGCTGCACGTCTTCCTCGCCGGTACGGCCCTGGCCTGGCTGGCCCCGCTGCTGTGGGCGGTCTACTCGGCCCTGCGGCCGTACAGCGAGACCAGCACCAAGGGCTACGTCTCCTGGCCGGACAAGCTGACGTTCGAGAACTTCACGAACGCGTTCAAACAGTCGGACATGCTGCACTACTTCGGCAACACGCTGATCATCGCGGTGCCGGCCGTCCTGCTGACGCTGTTCCTGTCCTCGTGCGTGGCGTTCTACGTCAGCCGCTTCGACTTCCGCCTCAACCTCGCGCTCCTGCTGGTCTTCACGGCCGGAAACCTGCTGCCGCAGCAGGTCATCATCACCCCGCTGTACCGGCTGTACCTGCTGACGAACCTGCCCGGCATCACGGCCAGCGGCAAGCTGTACGACTCCGCGCTCGGCCTGGTCCTCATCCATGTGGCGTTCCAGTCCGGCTTCTGCGCGTTCGTGCTGAGCAACTACATGCGCTCGCTCCCGCACGAGCTGACCGAGGCCGCGCTGGTCGACGGCGCGTCGGTGTGGCGGCTGTACTGGCAGATCACCCTGCCGCTGTGCAAGCCCGCGATGGCAGCACTGGCGACCCTCCTGTCCATCTGGATCTACAACGACTTCTTCTGGGCCCTCGTGCTGATCTCGACCGGTGAGAACATGCCGATCACCTCGGCCCTGAACAACCTCTCCGGCCAGTACTTCACCGACCCCAACCTGGTGGCGGCAGGCTCTCTCCTGACGGCGATCCCGACCCTGATCGTCTACTTCGCGCTCCAGCGCCAGTTCGTCAACGGCCTGACCCTCGGCTCCAGCAAGGGCTGA
- a CDS encoding PP2C family protein-serine/threonine phosphatase has protein sequence MAGYRQGRHPPQPHLPDLHVRLRSELGRIDEQLRALLSSMDRLQGLLDAVVAISREVELPAVLRRIVTTAMELVGARYGALGVLDESGERLEQFITAGLSEQERIALAESGLPRGLGVLSHLIRYPEPLRVDDIPAHPSSTGFPPGHPRMRTLLGVAISVRGEIYGDLYLAERHDGEPFDVHDENVVVALAGAAGIAIENVRLFERIRVGAEQFQRLLLPTLPDLRPYTAAAIYRPAAEPSQLGGDWYDAILLPDHVVAVVIGDVVGHDLRAAAAMASTRNMLRALLFDRSDPPGAVLTRLDRALEAITNNPVTTTALARIEPEAPGWRLRWSTAGHVPPLLLTRERHVAYLLGEPGLPLGVDTAQHRPDHSRFLPPDATVVFFTDGLVEHPRHPIDERLNVLADLALEHAGLPLPAFVRTLADHHPSDGHDDMAILALRTPPA, from the coding sequence ATGGCGGGATACAGGCAGGGCAGACACCCCCCGCAGCCGCACCTCCCCGACCTGCACGTGCGCCTGCGCTCCGAGCTGGGCCGGATCGACGAGCAGCTGCGCGCCCTGCTGTCCTCCATGGACCGGCTGCAGGGCCTGCTGGACGCGGTGGTGGCCATCAGCCGTGAGGTGGAACTGCCCGCGGTACTGCGCCGTATCGTGACCACCGCCATGGAACTGGTCGGCGCCCGCTACGGGGCACTGGGCGTACTCGACGAGTCGGGGGAGCGCCTGGAACAGTTCATCACGGCCGGACTGTCCGAGCAGGAGCGCATTGCCCTGGCCGAGTCCGGCCTGCCTCGCGGTCTGGGTGTCCTCAGCCACCTGATCCGCTACCCCGAGCCCCTGCGGGTCGACGACATCCCGGCCCATCCGTCCTCCACCGGGTTCCCGCCCGGCCATCCGCGCATGCGCACCCTGCTCGGCGTCGCCATCAGCGTGCGCGGCGAGATCTACGGTGACCTCTACCTCGCCGAGCGGCATGACGGAGAGCCCTTCGACGTGCACGACGAGAACGTGGTCGTCGCCCTGGCCGGCGCCGCGGGCATCGCGATCGAGAACGTCCGCCTGTTCGAGCGCATCCGGGTCGGAGCCGAGCAGTTCCAGCGGCTGCTGCTGCCCACCCTGCCCGACCTGCGGCCCTACACCGCCGCCGCCATCTACCGGCCCGCCGCCGAGCCCAGTCAGCTCGGCGGGGACTGGTACGACGCCATTCTCCTGCCCGACCATGTGGTGGCCGTCGTGATCGGTGACGTGGTCGGCCACGATCTGCGGGCCGCGGCCGCCATGGCCTCCACCCGGAACATGCTGCGCGCTCTGCTGTTCGACCGGAGCGATCCGCCCGGCGCGGTCCTCACCCGGCTCGACCGCGCTCTGGAGGCCATCACGAACAACCCCGTCACGACCACCGCGCTGGCCCGCATCGAACCGGAGGCACCGGGCTGGCGGCTGCGCTGGAGCACCGCGGGCCACGTCCCGCCCCTGCTGCTCACCCGTGAGCGCCACGTGGCGTACCTGCTCGGCGAGCCCGGACTGCCGCTCGGCGTCGACACCGCACAGCACCGCCCGGACCACTCCCGCTTCCTGCCCCCGGACGCCACCGTGGTCTTCTTCACGGACGGGCTGGTCGAGCATCCCCGCCACCCCATCGACGAGCGGCTGAACGTCCTCGCCGACCTCGCCCTGGAACACGCCGGTCTGCCTCTGCCCGCGTTCGTCCGGACTCTGGCCGATCACCACCCCAGCGACGGTCACGACGACATGGCCATCCTCGCCCTGCGCACGCCTCCCGCCTGA
- a CDS encoding MASE1 domain-containing protein encodes MPVARHVQLSRDGVVTVLEICALAAVYYGSARLGLLQQLVRGQVTPLWPPSGIAVAALLLRGPRLWPGIALGAFLVNVSLGPSLPAVLAITAGNTLAPVCSYALLCRTGFRSELDRLRDALALIFLGAFTGMLISATTGGATLVLAGVLSTEGFWPTWSVWWTGDAMGVLVVTPVLLLLSSARRPKDVAPRRWLEALLLAAATAGVGVVETGRVPLMFLGFPLLIWAAFRFQLAGAAPCALAVSTFAIVTATRAAGPFAGHGLLTNMITLQAFNGSASLTALLVAAVISERNETQREIARACGQLAGMVATIATGEYRPMRPEREGKGVGETDGNGGPADTKRPSPHP; translated from the coding sequence ATGCCTGTCGCGCGGCATGTACAGCTCAGCCGCGATGGTGTGGTGACCGTTCTCGAGATCTGCGCCCTCGCCGCCGTGTACTACGGGTCGGCCAGGCTGGGGCTGCTCCAGCAGCTGGTGCGCGGCCAGGTCACCCCGCTGTGGCCGCCGAGCGGTATCGCGGTGGCGGCGCTGCTCCTGCGCGGCCCGAGGCTCTGGCCCGGGATCGCACTCGGCGCGTTCCTGGTCAACGTCTCGCTGGGGCCCTCGCTCCCGGCCGTGCTCGCGATCACGGCGGGCAACACCCTGGCGCCCGTCTGCTCCTACGCACTGCTGTGCCGCACGGGGTTCCGAAGCGAACTGGACCGTTTGCGGGACGCACTCGCCCTGATCTTCCTCGGTGCGTTCACCGGGATGCTGATCAGCGCCACGACGGGCGGCGCGACCCTGGTCCTCGCGGGTGTCCTGAGCACCGAGGGCTTCTGGCCCACCTGGTCGGTCTGGTGGACCGGCGACGCGATGGGCGTCCTCGTGGTCACGCCGGTCCTGCTCCTGCTCAGCTCGGCACGCCGGCCGAAGGACGTTGCGCCACGGCGGTGGCTGGAGGCACTGCTGCTCGCGGCGGCCACCGCCGGCGTCGGTGTCGTCGAGACCGGCCGGGTGCCGCTCATGTTCCTCGGCTTCCCGCTGCTGATCTGGGCTGCCTTCCGCTTCCAGCTGGCCGGGGCCGCGCCCTGCGCATTGGCCGTGTCCACCTTCGCGATCGTCACCGCCACCCGGGCAGCAGGCCCTTTCGCCGGTCATGGCCTGCTCACCAACATGATCACCCTCCAGGCGTTCAACGGTTCCGCCTCGCTGACCGCGCTGCTGGTCGCGGCTGTCATCAGCGAGCGCAACGAGACCCAGCGGGAGATCGCGCGGGCCTGCGGGCAACTCGCCGGGATGGTGGCCACGATCGCCACCGGCGAGTACCGCCCGATGCGCCCCGAGAGGGAGGGGAAGGGCGTGGGCGAGACGGACGGGAACGGCGGTCCCGCAGACACGAAAAGGCCGTCTCCTCATCCCTGA
- a CDS encoding DUF309 domain-containing protein, producing MTSADAADARDRDAQGRARNARPRDGLGRPLPYGADGVPRQPEGVVRAPRETVAEAQALLEAGRPFHAHEVFEDAWKSGPGDERALWRGLAQLAVGLTHAARGNAVGGARLLRRGAGAVEAWEQERGEDRPYGMDLASLAQWARELAGRVERGAGPVDPVTEAPRLRRSEP from the coding sequence ATGACGAGTGCGGACGCTGCGGATGCCAGGGACCGGGACGCGCAGGGGCGGGCACGCAACGCGCGGCCCCGGGACGGGCTCGGCCGGCCGCTGCCCTACGGCGCCGACGGCGTCCCCCGGCAGCCGGAGGGTGTCGTACGGGCCCCGCGCGAGACGGTCGCCGAGGCGCAGGCGCTGCTGGAGGCGGGCAGGCCGTTCCACGCGCACGAGGTGTTCGAGGACGCCTGGAAGTCGGGGCCCGGCGACGAGCGGGCGCTGTGGCGGGGGCTGGCCCAGCTGGCGGTCGGTCTCACGCACGCGGCGCGCGGCAACGCCGTCGGCGGGGCGCGTCTGCTGCGGCGGGGCGCCGGGGCGGTGGAGGCGTGGGAGCAGGAGCGGGGGGAGGACCGGCCGTACGGCATGGATCTCGCCTCCCTCGCGCAGTGGGCCCGGGAACTGGCGGGACGCGTGGAGCGGGGAGCCGGTCCGGTGGATCCGGTGACCGAGGCGCCCCGGCTCCGCCGGAGCGAGCCCTGA
- the cobF gene encoding precorrin-6A synthase (deacetylating): protein MRKIHVIGIGAGDPEQLTLQAVRALQGTDVFFLLDKGEVKSDLTQLRRDILDAHLPAGSYRVVEARDPERDRAAGGSAYSPAVEDWRGARAGIYERLIAGELDEDGTGAFLVWGDPALYDSTLGILQEVLERGTVAFTYDVVPGISSVSALVARHRTGLNRVARPVQITTGRRLAEGFPEGVDDVVVMLDAHQAFRHYAGEDIDIYWGAYIGTPDEILVSGPIAEAGPRIERVRAEARERKGWIMDTYLLRRNPGENPGRA from the coding sequence GTGCGAAAGATTCATGTCATCGGTATCGGCGCGGGCGACCCCGAGCAGCTGACCCTGCAGGCGGTCAGGGCGCTCCAGGGCACGGACGTGTTCTTCCTGCTCGACAAGGGCGAGGTGAAGAGCGATCTCACCCAGCTGCGCCGGGACATCCTGGACGCACATCTGCCGGCCGGGTCGTACCGGGTGGTCGAGGCCCGTGACCCGGAGCGGGACCGCGCGGCGGGCGGTTCGGCGTACTCACCGGCCGTGGAGGACTGGCGCGGCGCCCGCGCCGGGATCTACGAGCGGCTGATCGCCGGGGAACTGGACGAGGACGGCACGGGCGCCTTCCTGGTGTGGGGCGACCCGGCGCTGTACGACAGCACACTCGGGATTCTGCAGGAGGTGCTGGAGCGCGGCACGGTCGCCTTCACCTACGACGTCGTGCCCGGCATCAGCAGTGTCTCGGCGCTGGTCGCCCGGCACCGCACGGGCCTGAACCGGGTGGCGCGCCCGGTGCAGATCACCACCGGGCGGCGGCTGGCCGAGGGCTTCCCCGAGGGGGTGGACGACGTGGTGGTGATGCTGGACGCCCACCAGGCCTTCCGGCACTACGCCGGGGAGGACATCGACATCTACTGGGGAGCCTACATAGGCACGCCGGACGAGATCCTCGTCTCCGGTCCGATTGCCGAGGCCGGCCCGCGGATCGAGCGGGTGCGGGCCGAGGCGCGCGAGCGCAAGGGCTGGATCATGGACACGTACCTGCTGCGCAGGAACCCGGGCGAGAACCCCGGTCGGGCCTGA
- a CDS encoding cobalt-precorrin-6A reductase, producing MPAHVLLLGGTTEARRLAADLAARPGIRVTTSLAGRVARPGAVAGELRTGGFGGADGLADWLRAHRVTALVDATHPFAESITANAARAAAVTGVPLVVLRRPGWRPDPGDRWYCVPSVRAAAGTLPRLGRRVFLSTGRLGLAAFAHLTDLHFVVRSVDPPGPPLPPQTELVLARGPFTVAGETELLRTHRIEVLVTKDSGGEATAAKLTAARELALPVVVVRRPALPRGVTAVPDEAGVLERLGLSPL from the coding sequence ATGCCAGCGCACGTCCTGCTCCTCGGCGGCACCACCGAGGCCCGCCGCCTCGCCGCCGACCTCGCCGCACGTCCCGGCATCCGGGTCACCACGTCGCTGGCCGGCCGGGTCGCCCGCCCGGGAGCGGTGGCCGGTGAGCTGCGGACCGGAGGCTTCGGCGGCGCGGACGGCCTCGCGGACTGGCTGCGCGCCCACCGGGTGACCGCCCTGGTCGACGCCACCCACCCGTTCGCCGAGTCGATCACGGCCAACGCGGCCCGCGCGGCAGCGGTCACCGGGGTCCCGCTGGTCGTCCTGCGCCGGCCCGGCTGGCGCCCGGACCCCGGGGACCGCTGGTACTGCGTCCCCTCCGTCCGGGCGGCGGCCGGGACCCTGCCCCGCCTCGGCCGCCGGGTGTTCCTGAGCACCGGACGCCTGGGCCTCGCAGCCTTCGCCCACCTGACGGACCTGCACTTCGTCGTCCGCTCGGTCGACCCGCCGGGGCCCCCGCTGCCCCCGCAGACCGAACTGGTCCTCGCGCGCGGCCCGTTCACCGTCGCCGGCGAGACGGAACTGCTGCGCACCCACCGCATCGAGGTGCTGGTGACCAAGGACAGCGGCGGCGAGGCCACGGCCGCGAAACTGACCGCCGCGCGGGAACTCGCCCTGCCCGTGGTCGTCGTACGCCGCCCTGCGCTGCCGCGGGGTGTGACGGCGGTGCCCGATGAGGCGGGCGTACTGGAGCGGCTCGGGCTCAGCCCGCTGTGA
- a CDS encoding HAD-IIA family hydrolase, which yields MEVREIRQIRESVRGVLIDIDGVLTVSWKPLPGAVEALRAVREAGLGVVLVTNTTSRCRASVAGSLADAGFPVGAGDVLTAPAATAAHLAGARVALLNSGDIGADLEGITLVDECGDEVPDVVLLGGAGPEFGYEALNRAFGRLQRGARLVAMHRNLYWRTDEGLQLDAGAFLAGLEAAAGLDAEVTGKPSRAFFEAALGRLGAGPEQALMIGDDVEYDVLAAQRLGITGVLVRTGKFQPQTLERASGRPDHVLDSFADLPALLGLSSSPSD from the coding sequence ATGGAGGTCAGGGAGATCAGGCAGATCAGGGAATCCGTGCGGGGCGTGCTGATCGACATCGACGGTGTCCTCACCGTCTCGTGGAAGCCGTTGCCGGGTGCGGTGGAGGCGCTCAGGGCCGTCCGGGAGGCGGGTCTCGGGGTGGTCCTGGTGACCAACACCACCTCCCGGTGCCGGGCGTCCGTGGCCGGCTCGCTCGCGGACGCGGGGTTCCCGGTGGGAGCCGGGGACGTCCTGACGGCCCCCGCGGCCACCGCCGCCCATCTGGCCGGGGCCCGTGTCGCACTGCTGAACAGCGGGGACATCGGGGCGGATCTGGAGGGGATCACCCTGGTCGACGAGTGCGGCGACGAGGTCCCGGACGTCGTGCTGCTCGGCGGTGCCGGGCCGGAGTTCGGTTACGAGGCGCTCAATCGTGCCTTCGGCCGGCTCCAGCGGGGCGCGCGGCTGGTCGCCATGCACCGGAACCTGTACTGGCGGACGGACGAGGGACTCCAACTGGACGCGGGGGCGTTCCTGGCGGGCCTGGAGGCGGCCGCGGGCCTCGATGCAGAGGTCACCGGGAAGCCGTCGCGGGCGTTCTTCGAGGCGGCCCTCGGGCGTCTCGGGGCCGGCCCGGAGCAGGCGCTGATGATCGGGGACGACGTCGAGTACGACGTCTTGGCGGCCCAACGGCTCGGCATCACCGGGGTGTTGGTCCGCACGGGCAAGTTCCAGCCGCAGACCCTGGAGCGGGCGAGCGGACGCCCGGACCACGTCCTGGACTCCTTCGCGGACCTCCCGGCGCTGCTGGGACTGTCGTCGTCCCCCTCGGACTAG
- a CDS encoding sulfite exporter TauE/SafE family protein, whose translation MNTMTLWHISGWGFAALASAALLVGFSKTAVSGANTVSLAIFAAVLPARASTGVLLPVLIAGDVLAVLTYRRHAHWPTLWRLFPAVAAGVVAGTLFLVWAGDEVVRTSIGAILLLMAGVTLWRRRRPQSAPDEPDAVAGRAGRVKARSYGVLGGFTTMVANAGGPVMSMYLLSAGFRKLGFLGTSAFFFLVVNLSKVPFSAGLGLIDGRSLLLDAALAVFVVPGALFGKWAVNRINQRLFEQLVIAATVVGGVQLLLR comes from the coding sequence ATGAACACGATGACGCTCTGGCACATATCCGGCTGGGGGTTCGCGGCGCTCGCCTCCGCGGCCCTCCTCGTCGGCTTCTCCAAGACCGCGGTGAGCGGGGCCAACACGGTGAGCCTCGCGATCTTCGCGGCCGTCCTGCCCGCCCGCGCCTCCACCGGCGTGCTGCTGCCCGTCCTGATCGCCGGTGACGTGCTCGCCGTCCTCACCTACCGGCGGCACGCCCACTGGCCCACCCTGTGGCGGCTGTTCCCGGCCGTCGCGGCCGGGGTGGTGGCCGGCACGCTGTTCCTGGTGTGGGCCGGCGACGAGGTCGTACGGACCTCGATCGGCGCGATCCTGCTGCTGATGGCCGGCGTCACGCTGTGGCGGCGGCGCAGGCCGCAGAGCGCGCCGGACGAACCGGACGCGGTGGCGGGCCGGGCCGGCCGGGTGAAGGCGCGCTCGTACGGCGTGCTCGGCGGGTTCACGACGATGGTCGCCAACGCGGGCGGCCCGGTGATGTCGATGTATCTGCTCTCGGCCGGTTTCCGGAAGCTGGGCTTCCTGGGCACGTCGGCCTTCTTCTTCCTCGTCGTGAACCTGTCCAAGGTGCCGTTCAGCGCGGGCCTGGGCCTGATCGACGGACGCTCGCTGCTGCTCGACGCCGCGCTCGCGGTGTTCGTCGTGCCCGGGGCGTTGTTCGGCAAATGGGCTGTGAACCGGATCAACCAGCGACTCTTCGAACAGCTCGTGATCGCGGCGACGGTCGTGGGCGGGGTGCAGTTGCTCCTGCGCTAG
- a CDS encoding long-chain-fatty-acid--CoA ligase: MATLSVASILAENARRRPGKTALVEGELRLTFGEVWRRALARAGALTGLGVRPGDRVALMAPNTAEFPVAYYAIAAAGGVVVPVHLLLSAGEVEHVLTDSGANLLLVHPAQAETGRAAADALGIQAVTLGAEFDRLAAAAEPPLSYVTRAADDPAVIFYTSGTTGVPKGAVLSHFNIVMNATVNAFDANDIRADDIALGALPLFHAFGQTVSLNSTWRAGATLVLLPRFDAARAIELMAEEGVNTFHGVPTMYVALAAAAARAERLPELRICISGGASLPVAVLERFEEAFGAKIYEGYGLSETSPTATVNQPLFGTRAGTIGHPLWGVDVEIARAEVEDRIELLPAGELGEVVIRGHNVFSGYLGRPEATAEALVEGWLRTGDLGTKDDEGFLRIVDRKKDVIIRGGYNVYPREVEEALLRHPSVAQVAVIGLPDELHGEEVCAVVVPAPGTAPDAAAVTEWSKQHLGRHKYPRRVEFTDALPLGPSMKVLKRELRARYVHERADRS; the protein is encoded by the coding sequence ATGGCAACCCTGTCCGTCGCCAGCATCCTCGCCGAGAACGCCAGGCGCCGCCCCGGCAAGACCGCCCTCGTGGAGGGCGAACTGCGGCTCACCTTCGGCGAGGTGTGGCGGCGGGCCCTCGCCCGCGCGGGCGCGCTCACCGGCCTCGGCGTACGGCCGGGGGACCGGGTCGCCCTCATGGCGCCCAACACCGCCGAGTTCCCGGTCGCCTACTACGCGATCGCCGCGGCCGGCGGGGTCGTCGTACCGGTGCATCTGCTGCTGTCGGCCGGTGAGGTGGAGCACGTCCTGACGGACAGCGGGGCGAACCTGCTGCTCGTCCACCCGGCCCAGGCGGAGACCGGACGGGCCGCCGCCGACGCCCTCGGGATCCAGGCGGTCACCCTGGGCGCCGAGTTCGACCGGCTCGCCGCCGCCGCCGAGCCGCCGCTGTCGTACGTCACCCGCGCCGCCGACGACCCCGCGGTGATCTTCTACACGAGCGGCACCACCGGCGTCCCGAAGGGCGCGGTCCTCAGTCACTTCAACATCGTGATGAACGCGACCGTCAACGCCTTCGACGCCAACGACATCCGCGCCGACGACATCGCCCTCGGCGCCCTGCCCCTCTTCCACGCCTTCGGTCAGACCGTCTCCCTCAACTCCACCTGGCGGGCGGGCGCCACGCTGGTCCTGCTGCCCCGCTTCGACGCGGCCCGCGCCATCGAGCTGATGGCCGAGGAGGGCGTGAACACCTTCCACGGCGTGCCGACCATGTACGTCGCCCTCGCGGCGGCGGCGGCCCGGGCCGAGCGGCTGCCCGAGCTGCGGATCTGCATCTCCGGCGGGGCCTCGCTGCCCGTCGCCGTGCTCGAGCGGTTCGAGGAGGCGTTCGGGGCGAAGATCTACGAGGGGTACGGGCTGTCGGAGACCTCGCCGACCGCCACCGTCAACCAGCCGCTGTTCGGCACCAGGGCCGGCACCATCGGGCATCCGCTGTGGGGCGTCGACGTGGAGATCGCCCGCGCCGAGGTGGAGGACCGCATCGAGCTGCTGCCGGCCGGCGAGCTGGGCGAGGTCGTCATCCGCGGCCACAACGTCTTCTCCGGCTACCTCGGCCGGCCCGAGGCCACCGCTGAGGCCCTGGTCGAGGGCTGGCTGCGCACCGGCGACCTCGGCACCAAGGACGACGAGGGCTTCCTCAGGATCGTCGACCGCAAGAAGGACGTCATCATCCGCGGCGGCTACAACGTGTACCCGCGGGAGGTCGAGGAGGCCCTGCTGCGCCACCCCTCGGTCGCCCAGGTCGCGGTCATCGGCCTGCCCGACGAGCTGCACGGCGAGGAGGTGTGCGCCGTCGTCGTGCCGGCGCCGGGCACGGCGCCCGACGCCGCCGCCGTCACCGAGTGGTCCAAGCAGCACCTGGGCCGGCACAAGTACCCGCGCCGCGTGGAGTTCACCGACGCGCTGCCGCTCGGCCCCAGCATGAAGGTGCTGAAGCGGGAACTGAGGGCGCGTTACGTGCACGAGCGCGCGGACCGGTCGTAG
- a CDS encoding thiolase family protein translates to MRPVHFAAARRTPIGKLRGALSAVRPDDLAAGVIRQLVADVPALDPARIDDVYWGAANQAGEDNRNVARMAALLAGLPESVPGATVNRLCASGLEAVTVAARTIAAGEADIVIAGGSESMSRAPFVLPRPDEALPQRIETHDTRLGWRLVNPAMKDLHGLLSMGETAEEVAARYGISRERQDAFALRSHQLAAAARKNGHFDDELLPVRRPDGIVVEQDECVREDTSLEKLGRLRPVFRQGGTVTAGNASPMNDGAAGLLLVSEEALNELGLESLGRYAAGASAGVHPDVMGIGPVPATRKALARAGWETGDLQEAEFNEAFAAQALACVDQLGIDPGLVNPTGGAIALGHPLGCSGARILTTLLHRMRRTGAERGLATMCVGVGQGSAVLVERH, encoded by the coding sequence GTGCGTCCCGTCCACTTCGCGGCCGCCCGCCGCACCCCCATCGGCAAGCTGCGCGGAGCCCTGTCCGCCGTCCGGCCCGACGATCTGGCGGCCGGTGTGATCCGGCAGCTGGTGGCCGACGTGCCCGCCCTCGACCCGGCCCGGATCGACGACGTCTACTGGGGCGCGGCCAACCAGGCCGGCGAGGACAACCGCAACGTCGCCCGCATGGCCGCCCTGCTCGCCGGCCTGCCCGAGTCCGTGCCCGGCGCCACCGTCAACCGGCTGTGCGCCTCCGGCCTCGAAGCGGTCACCGTCGCCGCCCGCACCATCGCCGCCGGCGAGGCCGACATCGTGATCGCCGGCGGTTCCGAGTCCATGAGCCGTGCCCCCTTCGTGCTGCCCCGCCCCGACGAGGCCCTGCCGCAGCGCATCGAGACCCACGACACCCGGCTCGGCTGGCGTCTGGTCAACCCGGCGATGAAGGACCTGCACGGCCTGCTGTCCATGGGCGAGACCGCCGAGGAGGTCGCCGCGCGCTACGGCATCTCCCGCGAGCGCCAGGACGCGTTCGCCCTGCGCAGCCATCAACTGGCCGCCGCCGCGCGCAAGAACGGCCACTTCGACGACGAACTCCTGCCCGTGCGGCGGCCGGACGGCATCGTGGTCGAACAGGACGAGTGCGTCCGCGAGGACACCTCGCTGGAGAAGCTGGGCCGTCTGAGGCCGGTCTTCCGTCAGGGCGGCACGGTCACGGCGGGCAACGCCTCGCCGATGAACGACGGCGCGGCCGGGCTGCTGCTGGTCAGCGAGGAGGCCCTGAACGAGCTGGGCCTGGAGTCCCTCGGCCGCTATGCCGCGGGCGCCTCCGCCGGCGTCCATCCCGACGTCATGGGCATCGGCCCGGTCCCCGCCACCCGCAAGGCGCTGGCCCGGGCCGGCTGGGAGACCGGTGACCTGCAGGAGGCCGAGTTCAACGAGGCGTTCGCCGCGCAGGCGCTCGCCTGCGTCGACCAGCTCGGCATCGACCCGGGCCTGGTCAACCCGACCGGCGGCGCCATCGCCCTCGGCCACCCCCTCGGCTGCTCCGGCGCCCGCATCCTGACGACCCTGCTGCACCGCATGCGGCGCACGGGAGCAGAGCGCGGGCTCGCGACCATGTGCGTGGGCGTGGGCCAGGGGAGCGCGGTGCTGGTCGAACGCCACTGA